From a single Glycine soja cultivar W05 chromosome 19, ASM419377v2, whole genome shotgun sequence genomic region:
- the LOC114400628 gene encoding altered inheritance of mitochondria protein 32-like isoform X2 produces MPLLSHTIITPILSRNNRRCFSLMAASAAFDDAKHGFSRPEMYKENLAGTLDAYDRHVFLCYKNHLAWPPRLEASDADPLPKRVATVWRARKNDIAVKTKITVCEAREEAGFSDGDALIFPDMIKYRGVEESNVDVFFNDVIVSGKEWSGGKQGKGVLKGSHIFVCAHGSRDVRCGVCGPVLMDKFNEEIQLRGLKDQISVLACSHIGGHKYAGNVIIFSPGSDGKIMGHWYGYVTPDDVAALLDRQIAKGEVIKKLWRGQMGPPGAEIKVADDHKLANGVYNNKANLSNNENVTGCCQGVNGVSCCRTASFDDKTAEAYKKQGSNNISWCLPVLKKRDILTAGGILGALAAVAVAFRFYRRAS; encoded by the exons ATGCCGTTGTTATCTCATACAATAATCACTCCCATTCTCTCTCGTAACAACCGTCGTTGCTTTTCTCTCATGGCTGCTTCCGCCGCATTCGACGACGCCAAGCACGGCTTTTCTCGGCCGGAGATGTACAAGGAAAACCTCGCCGGCACCTTGGACGCCTACGACCGCCACGTGTTCCTCTGCTACAAGAACCACCTCGCCTGGCCGCCTCGCCTCGAGGCCTCCGACGCCGATCCTCTTCCCAAGCGCGTCGCCACCGTCTGGAGAGCTCGCAAAAACGACATCGCCGTCAAG ACGAAAATCACGGTGTGCGAGGCGCGTGAGGAGGCAGGTTTCTCCGACGGTGATGCGTTGATTTTCCCCGACATGATCAAATACAG GGGTGTGGAGGAGTCAAACGTGGATGTGTTTTTTAATGATGTGATAGTGAGTGGTAAAGAGTGGAGTGGTGGAAAGCAAGGGAAGGGGGTGTTGAAGGGTTCGCATATATTTGTATGTGCTCATGGAAGTCGTGATGTGCGGTGCGGTGTTTGTGGGCCGGTTCTGATGGACAAGTTCAATGAGGAAATTCAGCTGAGGGGATTGAAGGATCAGATATCTGTTTTGGCCTGTTCTCATATCGGTGGCCATAAGTATGCTGGGAATGTAATCATATTCTCTCCAGGATCAGATGGAAAAATCATGGGTCATTG GTATGGCTATGTTACTCCGGATGACGTGGCAGCCTTGTTGGACCGACAAATTGCCAAGGGAGAGGTCATAAAAAAACTTTGGAG GGGTCAAATGGGGCCACCCGGTGCCGAAATCAAGGTAGCAGATGACCATAAACTTGCTAACGGAGTTTATAATAACAAGGCCAATCTAAGCAACAATGAAAATGTTACAGGATGCTGTCAGGGTGTTAATGGGGTTTCTTGCTGCAGGACtgcaagttttgatgataaaacCGCAGAAGCATATAAAAAGCAAGGGAGCAATAATATAAGTTGGTGTTTGCCTGTATTAAAGAAGCGTGACATTCTTACGGCTGGTGGTATACTTGGAGCTTTGGCAGCTGTTGCTGTAGCTTTCAGATTTTACAGAAGGGCAAGTTGA
- the LOC114400628 gene encoding uncharacterized protein LOC114400628 isoform X1: MPLLSHTIITPILSRNNRRCFSLMAASAAFDDAKHGFSRPEMYKENLAGTLDAYDRHVFLCYKNHLAWPPRLEASDADPLPKRVATVWRARKNDIAVKQTKITVCEAREEAGFSDGDALIFPDMIKYRGVEESNVDVFFNDVIVSGKEWSGGKQGKGVLKGSHIFVCAHGSRDVRCGVCGPVLMDKFNEEIQLRGLKDQISVLACSHIGGHKYAGNVIIFSPGSDGKIMGHWYGYVTPDDVAALLDRQIAKGEVIKKLWRGQMGPPGAEIKVADDHKLANGVYNNKANLSNNENVTGCCQGVNGVSCCRTASFDDKTAEAYKKQGSNNISWCLPVLKKRDILTAGGILGALAAVAVAFRFYRRAS; encoded by the exons ATGCCGTTGTTATCTCATACAATAATCACTCCCATTCTCTCTCGTAACAACCGTCGTTGCTTTTCTCTCATGGCTGCTTCCGCCGCATTCGACGACGCCAAGCACGGCTTTTCTCGGCCGGAGATGTACAAGGAAAACCTCGCCGGCACCTTGGACGCCTACGACCGCCACGTGTTCCTCTGCTACAAGAACCACCTCGCCTGGCCGCCTCGCCTCGAGGCCTCCGACGCCGATCCTCTTCCCAAGCGCGTCGCCACCGTCTGGAGAGCTCGCAAAAACGACATCGCCGTCAAG CAGACGAAAATCACGGTGTGCGAGGCGCGTGAGGAGGCAGGTTTCTCCGACGGTGATGCGTTGATTTTCCCCGACATGATCAAATACAG GGGTGTGGAGGAGTCAAACGTGGATGTGTTTTTTAATGATGTGATAGTGAGTGGTAAAGAGTGGAGTGGTGGAAAGCAAGGGAAGGGGGTGTTGAAGGGTTCGCATATATTTGTATGTGCTCATGGAAGTCGTGATGTGCGGTGCGGTGTTTGTGGGCCGGTTCTGATGGACAAGTTCAATGAGGAAATTCAGCTGAGGGGATTGAAGGATCAGATATCTGTTTTGGCCTGTTCTCATATCGGTGGCCATAAGTATGCTGGGAATGTAATCATATTCTCTCCAGGATCAGATGGAAAAATCATGGGTCATTG GTATGGCTATGTTACTCCGGATGACGTGGCAGCCTTGTTGGACCGACAAATTGCCAAGGGAGAGGTCATAAAAAAACTTTGGAG GGGTCAAATGGGGCCACCCGGTGCCGAAATCAAGGTAGCAGATGACCATAAACTTGCTAACGGAGTTTATAATAACAAGGCCAATCTAAGCAACAATGAAAATGTTACAGGATGCTGTCAGGGTGTTAATGGGGTTTCTTGCTGCAGGACtgcaagttttgatgataaaacCGCAGAAGCATATAAAAAGCAAGGGAGCAATAATATAAGTTGGTGTTTGCCTGTATTAAAGAAGCGTGACATTCTTACGGCTGGTGGTATACTTGGAGCTTTGGCAGCTGTTGCTGTAGCTTTCAGATTTTACAGAAGGGCAAGTTGA